A segment of the Corylus avellana chromosome ca2, CavTom2PMs-1.0 genome:
CAGGACTCCTGGACAATTAGCCTTCAATTATTTCCCTGCTCATTTCCATTGGATCCCTGAGCACCCTTTGAAGGATCTATCATTTTTCACTGATATTCTTatcaaaaccaaatccatcAAATTCAGGAATATTCCCAAGAAAGATAACCCTGGAATGGCTATCGGGACTGTTGCCTATATTGTTAAATTCATCTCTGTAGAAGAGTGGGGTTCTCACCCATCTCAGCTTCTTCAATCTTCTAATTCCCCAGTTTGTTTCTCATATTATGACTATGTCAATGCCTGGTTTCGCTTTATGCTTTACCAGAATTCTGAGTCCAAACACTTTTGGTTTATAACTTTCATTGAAGATTTCAATTGCCAGTTTCCCTCTTGGTTCAAACATTGGTGGGAATTTTTTGGCTTAACAATTGATGTTCTTCCTGGACCTCTTGTTTATGCTTTTCACCTTTTCTCCTCCCATGTTGGCTGTAAAGGCTTTATTGCCCACTACAACCCTGTTTTTCCTCCCATGCTTTATTTTGCCAGAGAATTCAGAATCCCTTGGTTTCTCAAATGGAAATACACCAGGAATcaagagaaaattgaaaggCGATGGTTTATGTGCAAAACTTGGACAATGTCTCCAAAAATTGGTCCCATTGTTAAAAAAGTTGAGCTCATGACAAGTAGATATGATGCAATTGTGCCATATTCTGCTCCTACTCCTCCTGTCCCCAAATATTGTTCTAAAAAGAAGCAATGGATTCAAAACTACCTCGATTCTATTGGCTCTCTTGACAATGAAGAATAATTCGGGGTTGAAGACATTGGGCCCCTAAAGGTCCTCAATGATCAGATTATTGGTCTAGCCCTTCAAAAGGCTAGTTTTCTCAGGTTTTCTCAAAAACTGGTTTCATGACGGCCAGTAAAGTTCAGTTCGACAGAGCTAGCCCGGACGGCTGGTTTCGGATTATTTGGTTCTCCCTGATCCCGGACGGATCACTGTTCATTTATACTtggagttactgtgcaaaatcactgttcacttttactgttcatgtccggacgacacgcgcaggattactgttcagatgcactgttcactcactGTTCAAGTTTTGTccgccgacactacagtgccgacaatCTACTGTTCCAGATTGATGCTTTCTACTGTTCAGACTGGCGCCAGACGTGCCTTTACTGTTTACTTTTTACTGTTTACCTTTGACCGCTGGACgcggctcatgattgtaatttactgttttcttttctgaagcctatataacgggctctcctcccccattgtaaggaAGAGGTTTTTTGAGAGGTTCCTTGAGACACTCTATCCTCCagccattcttcttcttcttctccttctttgtccttacttcagtaagtccgAACGCCTTACTCAAGCTTAGGTTTTTATTTGTATAATCCGAACGATTATCTGTTATCTATTTTATCAACTGTTTTAATTTTCAGTTGTCTATCTTTGATTATCAATTGTCATACCGCCATACTGGTCGGttctattgctttgattttcaactGCTTATGTTCTGCATTTATTATCACCTATCCCTCATcccctgcatatatatatattatcttatttaaattattataaattttatttatttaaattttattaaaattatatttactctatcataaattttatttatttaaattttattaaaattatatttactctatcatatatttactctatccaattaaaattaattagagaataaataaattaatattctagatgtatagataattagatgtatcaATGTGATCGACCACATATGTTGTGTTTATCGAGTTCATGtgaggtttgcgggtcttataaaataaatgtatcaagtatgttttatatatttttttaaaaataatatggctagctatcatattaatattacttactagactgatcgatttatgcatgcatgatatatatatatatatatatatatatatatgatgttcaaattaatattaatgaaatggttgaattaTATGCTTGCatgtaataattatattaattggtacacaatatatatatagaatgattatgcatgcatatatttatatattaattggcatgcatacatatatatatatatatatatatatatatacacacacgcatgcatacatatatactaagtaatttatactaatgataataaactataatttatactaatgacaataaaaattaattttttatgccaattaacattaattgttttttaatgcatatttgtttatatcaaaattaatgttaatttttttttttattaaaaaaagtttttgacgtgtggaattgacacgtcaaaagtttttgacgtgttaatttgacacgtcaaaaactttttgacgtgtcaaattgacaagTCAAAAACCTTTGACGTGTTagtttaacacgtcaaaactttttgacgtgttaaaataagACACGTCAACAATATTAACTGTTTACCATGTCAAAAAAcatctatttttttgtagtgtaggCTCAAGTTTACAAACAAACTGTAAATCATTGTGATGATCACTTTCAAATTGCCACATAAACAAGTTATTTTATTCACTAGTGCTAATGTTCCTAAAAGCTGGTCTGGTCAACCAATGAGACCACGAccagatttttttgttttgtttatgaaGCATGGGTAATGAGCAAAGGATATCATATGAGTCGTTGGTCAATTGAAAACTTGTAAATTAAACTTCCAGAAGTATTTGAAAGTCTTCCAAGTTTAATAAAAAGTTgtagtcaaaattttttttgtctggaTGATGTCAGGCAGTCATGTGGGCTatccttttaactttttatctTACCAATTCAGATAATTGATATATtcatatttcatatattttatgtgGCAATAAATGTGAATTtactttttggtattttgagTTCTATTAGGGGCCAAGGAAATGAAGGTGATTTGTGTCTCGAAAATGACTTCATATTTCTTCTCACCCATTAGGGTCGCTTTCggtttgtgatttaaaaatagtaattttaaaagaggATTGTTAGGAaactaaacaaatgaatttaaattttttttttaaaattgacgtGACAGATCGTAAGTGATAGataagagagagaattgcattttttaatttaaaacctcttgccacatcagtttggtaaattttatgagttcatttgtttggctctctgaCACTAGCTATTTTAAAATatacgtaatttttaaaaatataggtAGTTAAGTATTTGACAAAATTGCAGtttagcatttaaaatcacaatttagtatttaaaattatacattttcaaaaaataccttatttgttgcgatttgaaaaaataaaataaaatatgagtttttaaatcgcaattttttaaaaacgaaatcccaaataatttattttttacgatttagtttaaaatcgtaatttttgtttataaaattgcaatgtcaaacgcACCTTTAGTTTATGGCCTAATACAAGTTGTTTGTGGctgaaatcaaaatataataaatgagaaatgttatttagtaaattgttatacaaCTTTTATATAACTTGGAGTTTAAGATAATGTGACACTGAAAATCAAtaattcattttgtatttttttcaattctttattGATCTagatgttaatttttattttcacgcTAACTATTGATCtaagaaatttatatatttatattccaATTTACTTAAATAGTATTTTCAAACACCTCTTGCTAAGATCCAGAAAACTTCGTGGGTTTGACAGCTCCGCCACTAACGACTAAAAGAGCAGTGGTTCAGGATAAGCGACACAAACCTTACTACCTTagcaatgaaaaagaaaaagaacctaGGAATCATTGGCTGTCGCTATAGGTAAGACCGTAAGACGCAGCAGCCACAATAACAACGACTGTATGGTAGTGATATTTGGGCCCAAAAAGCGGgtggttttaaattttgaaaaaatggcTAATGGTTAATAGcttttatgtatattatatttatatataaaaatacattaaatgatgttgtttttatgtttaaatatatataaaattatataaattatgtcgtatgtagtagggtattatcatattaccataaaaacgaggtcgttttttttattttttattttttatttttattttattttttttaagttagcAGTTAGTAGTGTTATTGACCGCTGGTTAACTGCATAggcggttagtgaattttactaactgtTTTGACagttacgattagcggttagcTAAAAAGTATGCAAACCACTACTATAAGCTGTGTATCACAAGTTTAACATGAACAACTCCTATAATTATTCTTCAAAATGAGGAATACTTGTTTCTTTTTGACTCAATAGCTTTTGAGGCTTAAAACCACAAATTTAAGTTGTgcgtttttatatttaaatagtattagttttaatttttattctgtAATTCACCGCACGAAATCAAGATTTTTCTTGGATGAATAAAGGTAAATTCTTAAGAAAAaagggggtgggggtggggagGGGGCAAACCCCATACTAGATAAACAGTTTTTTGATAATTCTATGCACAAAAAcccttcaaaaaataaaataataatagtaatataaAAAGAACTTACAAAGAGGGAATTCTGAAGCAAGTTTGTGGCCATTGTTTATGATTACTGACAAGGCAATGACTCAGTTTGCAACAATTTCCGAACACCACTACTTTTCGGCCAGAGCTAATACAAGGTGCCTTGATCCCACATCGGTTAAAAGCGAGAAATTTCTATTGTTTATAACGCGATAGAGAGAGGAGAACGTTCACCGGGCTTAGTAACGCAAGCCTGTAACCTGAGAAGGGGTACTAATATGATGGGACTCTGGCCCAGCCCAATTAGTCGGATTCTGGAGGCCATTTGCTGGCCTGCCCGTTCCAAGCCAAGAGCTGAGCCATGTGATCCGTGCGAAAGCTCTGGGTAACGTGGCTCCTAGAGAGGAGGGTTCTGCGTGAGGCTGGTTACAGAGCAGCGTCTACCTCCCGCTCCTGGCAGTGGAAGGATTACGGGTCGGTGGCTCCATAATCCAAAACGGCCTGTTGGGTTGACCCTAGTTGGaccgtcattttttttttcttcatattttattacACATTAAACTTTAAACTTAAAAATGTGTTGAGaatatatacctttttttttttttcttttgtttttgagaGAACTTATGGGATTTATGTTTACCTTTTGTGTATGCACTTATGTgtagagcatatatatatattttttaagtacattaaacaacaaatagAGCATTTCAAGAGTCAAATAAAGGGATGGGTGGATGAAGTGTAAATTTAGCATAGTACAAtatcaataaacaaaagaagtcTCCTTGATTGTGAGAGAATCTAGACCTTAAATTTTGAGAGAACTTAAACCTTTCAAATACAAAGTTTGgaattcatttttttcatatgaTGTTAGTAAAGCCGACAGCTCCCTCCTTCATTATGGCACAATCTTCCAGATAAAACGCTCCTTCATTCTACTGTCCACATGCTTCCTGGGAagagaaataatgaaataattagATGAATGTACTCTCGATAGTTTTCAATTgtcttttaagaaaattgtaaaaaacTATATTCAATGTTTTGCAATACTGGTGCATTTAATTTATACATTTGGTTTTCTTTCACTGCaacttttttgctttattgtttcCATGTGCTTTACagatataaataattaaatatggtAGTATATATAGTTGTGAAGATCAAATTGTCCATTGGCAGTATGTTTAGTTGGTATGGAAAAATTCAAATAGACAACTAAGAAGGATTTGTGGACACAATGATTTGAAGTGGAAGTGATAGCTGCAATTGGTTTcttaaattgagttatattgCCTTCAGCCATAGGATTGCTAAAGATGGTAGTTTCATCTTTGTCAAATTTATTTGTGTCATGACACCTTCCGcaccaaaaaataagaagaataggCTATCCGGATGGTCCACTTTTGGTAAGTGGCAGTGCAAGCACTGCCTCAAACCTTTTTAGGTTAGCTTTAAAGAATTTCAACAATATGAAAGAGACTGTCTAACTCAGGTAAAATTTACACCTAAATTCTGTCCATAAATTCGTAAATTTACACTAGATAATTTAGTCCATAAATTCTGTGTGTTTATTACTTATAACATCTTTTGTTGCTTTCCACAGCTTCAGTAAGAcgcaacaaagaagaagaaaaagaaaacctccAAAAAGGGCAAGAGGTCAAAAGCTCACTACTATGATACACAATGTTTTATGAATTTGCTTTTTACGAATTTAGAACTTGGTTGCTAAATGCGCATGATTACTGTTGACTATAGGGAATTCAGCTTGATGAAGTGTTGGATTCAGTGAAGTTTGTGTACATGTGATAAGAAAGGAACTAAAGGTTTTCCTTTGCTATTCCTAGACACTCCTCCTTGTTGTTGTGGGGCTGCTATTAAGGGTAGGTTGTCTACTGGGGATAAGATGTTAAGTTAGGGTATGCGGATATGATATGCCTATTCTACCATCATAATATTGAATGTAGGGAGTAGTGGGATCCCAAAGTCGAAGAAACAACGGGTTTCTTTTGACGTTCCAAGGGGATTGAGTTAACACtcattcttggttttgggcTTTGGTAAATGAGAAATGCGGGAGTTTGGAAGGAGAGAAGTTCTCGTAACATTTCTTTCCCCTTAAAGACGTCCTTGTCCTCAAGGACGAAATTTGAAAAGCGAGAAATAAAATCAGCCATTTTTGAATAACATCACTTCTTCCAAATGTTCCTTATGTAATATAGCAAGTATAATTGCATCAATTGAATGTGCAAGTCTTAGAGATTCGTCCATGCAAGTCATCAACTGTGTCACAGTTCTTTGCTCCATCTCTTGAAGATTTCATCTTTAAGAAGTAATTGCATCGAtctcattaataaataatttaccTCTCTTTGGCTCTTTCTATTgagttaaacttttaaaataaaaaataatttaacataCACAATATAAAGTTGGTCCCAATTCTACAAATAATATCTTAAACCTAAAGATATATACAAAAGAGGGATGCCACGGGAATAGTAACACTTAGTTTTAGCGTAAAATGGTTGTTTTAGCCTTACGAAAATATAACGACTTGGAGATTTGTGTGGACTCTTTTGGCTTTAGTCTTCTTCTCATCGAGTCTTCAACAGATGCGTTGTCCTGTGACTAACCCGACAGCCATACCTACTCCATTTTCTCCTCCATATCCATTTTCGATCGTTTTTCTGAAAATCTACCTTCTcgatttgagagagagaagggatgagagacagagagagtcACCAACTCTATCTTGTGCAAATTATCTTAAACTGCCAACTTACTCTTTAAAATTAACTCTAGGATTTCTAGCTTACATTTTCATCGGAATAGCATTCTAGAAGTTTCTCGCATACATTTTCAAGAATTAAAGATTATCATATCTACTAACTTTGGTGATGCTTTTACGTTATTGAATTGTTAAGAATTTAAATGTGTTTAACGATCGAGGTAACTACTTCTATTATTATTGAACACGAGAATAAGCACGTGACTTGCACGTGCTTCCCCCGACTTGTTAAGTAAAATGCCCGAATGAATAGAACATATACCAAAAAGACATCGGATAAGGCAGTGGCTTGCCTCTTCCCTCCTCTTCTCTCTTCCACCTTCACCATCCCCATTCCCCACTCAACACCATGCTCTCTGCAACGGTCAACACCCTCCGGCCCCACTTCAACTCCACCTTCCTCAGCCCCCACCCCAATCTAACCCTCCCGGTCCACCCTCCACTCCTCCCTAAACCCTCCCAGAAGCCCATCTCAGCCACTTTCACTCCCCCTTCCAACTCCCAACAACAGCTGTACCAGCCCTTCAGGCCTCCACCCTCCACTCCTCTCCCCTCCAAGTTCAGCGCCCTCGACGCCGATCGCCGCCTCGAAATCCTCGCCAACCGCCTCGGCCTCTGGTACGAGTACGCACCGCTCATTCCCTCCCTAATGCGGGAAGGCTTCACCCCTTCTTCCCTCGAAGAATCCACTGGAATATCCGGCGTCGAGCAGAACCGCCTCGTCGTTGCTGCCCAAGTCCGGGACTCCCTCCTTCAATCCAGCACCGACCCAGAACTCGTCTCCTCGTTCGACACCGGTGGCGCCGAGTTATTGTACGAGATTCGGCTCCTGAGCGCCCTGCAGCGCGCCGCCGCTGCCCGTTACATCGTTGATCATAGGTTCGACGCCCAGGGCGCCCAGGAGCTCGCCCGCGCCATCAAGGATTTTCCTCGCAGGCGTGGGGATAAAGGGTGGGAGAGCTTTGATTATAATCTCCCCGGAGATTGTCTCTCCTTTATGTATTATAGGCAGAGTAGGGAGCATAAGAACCAGTCAGAGCAGAGGACTGCTGCTTTAGAGCAGGCACTGAAAGTTGCAGAGACTGAGAAAGCGAGAAGCAGGGTGTTGGAGGACTTGGAGGGGACCAGTGACAAGAAAGGAGGGATCGAAGTGGATACAGATAACGCTGTTCGGGTTCCGGTGGTGAGGTTGAGGCTTGGAGAGGTGGCGGAGGCGAGCAGCGTGGTTGTATTGCCGGTTTGCAGAGCTGAGGAGAGGGAGCGGGAGGTTTTGGAAGCGCCGAGGGAGTATAGGAGCGAGGGTGAGTTTGGAGTGGTGGTGGCGGAGAAGGGGTGGGAGAGGTGGGTGGTGTTGCCGGCGTGGGAGCCTCTGATAGGGTTAGGAAACGGGGGAGTTGTGGTGGCCTTTCCGGATGCGAGGGTCGTGCCTTGGAAGGCCAATAGGTGGTACAGGGAGGAGGCTATCTTGGTGGTGGCTGATAGGGGCAGGAAGGGGGTGGAGGCCGATGACAGTTTTTATTTGGTGGcgggtgatggtgatggtggggacttgaaagttgaaagagGGTTGGCATTGAAGGAAATGGGTGTGGGGGAGAGCTTAGGGACTGTGGTGTTGGTGGTTCGGCCGCCGAGAGAAGAGACCGATGATCAATTGGCCGATGAAGATTGGGAGTGAAAAGAATCGAGGTAGAGTAATACTATGTCAATCAGTATTACAAGTGGAGATTGATAGAATTCAAATTAATGATCTTTTTGaaggatttgtttgttttctttctcttttgttgccAAAGATGGCTTTTATTTGAGTACAAATCttgttataattttgtattCTATTCTTCAATAAGGGAATCTAAGCCTTTATATCCTTGCCTAATGTCCATTGTTACACTACGATAGATATAACATATATTCACTACATTTGTTTCCCTTTTACATTGTTGCAGATGTACTTGTTTGTTATCTGATGCTGTCTTGAGTTTCCAAAATCAACTGTTATGCTTAGCTATTATTGATGCTTGATAGGTGGATTATTGTCATAGATATCATCCTGTGGTTATTCTCAGGGCACCTTTGAACTACAGTTAGTGTTCTTGGGAAATTTACAAGTCTATTGGGAGTCCTAAGAGATGATTACTTCATTTCCTGTTTGAATAGAGAAATTACTGCATACCTCGATCAATTCATGCATAATTTGGTTGTTATATTCAAGTATAAAAAGGAGTTTGATATAGGAGGTCATTCAGTATGTACTCTTTCAGCTTGCCTTCATCTCCCCTCTTCCTCTCTCCCCTCCAGTGTTCGTTGTCTTATCTTAGGTgtcattctttctttccttttatttattttttcccccctgagCATATTTTATGTGTTCCATTTAGAAGCATTTAAGACATCTTCATTGTCATCTTTCCTGGTTAATCTTAATTAAGATTACTCAGTTGAAAACTGCTATATAGCTTTTGCCCCACCTTATATTTTGTCAAGCTTTTGGCTTTATGCTTTTTGAAGGTGTTAATTAAACCTGTGATATAAGAGCAGAGTTTAGTAGAGAATTACATTTAGCTTCTTAAAAGGTTTTCAAAGTCTCCATGTCTTTTAGTTTATGTGCTTCTTGACCTTATCAAGACTTCTCAAACATGTTCATGACCGCATTGGGcctttttatttcaatattctCTTGGCTTCTCCATATGGCTATTTACTCCattcctgttttctttttctttttcttttttttttctttttttttttttcttgttattaatattaatatcatAAAAAAAGCCTTAATGATGCCAGGAAATATTGGATTGTTGTTTATTTTCACTAGATTAGTTGTCAGTGTTGTAACCTATTTGCATGATACACAGTACACTCTTATATGTTATAACTTGCATGGTGACAAGCTGTAGGAGGTAGAATCGCAAGCTTGACAGAGAATTAAGTTTTATTGGTTAGTTTCCTTTATTTATCTTTCTATGGTGGTTCTTGGGAAAAGTATTAGGTACAGCTTAATTTTCTGCTCCTTTCATGTAATGTCCTTTTTGCTTTGGAATATCAAATATGATCATTCTTTCCCTGtggatgatgatgttattttttgTACTGGATCAAGATTATATGTTTGTTTCCTTTCTGTTACACTTCTCTTTCAGAATCATTTTGAATTATAGTTCTTCAGTTCCTGCTTTAGATTGATCTTGTCCTATGTTAGACCGACTCTTGAATATCTTTTTGCCTTAATAACTCAGGctaattacaaaagaaaaaattgagctTAAAATTCTTCAACTTCAAGTTCATCTGGGCAAAATCATGCTTTGCTTCAACATTCACTGTTATAGTTGTGGAAGAGGTAGAGAAAAACCCGTCATTCAAAAGATTAGCTACACTTTGCCAGAATTGACTAATTTAGCATTCTCTCCAATTAGGTGATGTGCATTTTAAGTGATTAAGTACCAAGACCCATAGAACTGGTGCAAATAGAATTAAATGGTAAGAAGAGTGtgacttgaaaaaaaaagtacaagagaGTTCGAATACACAAACCCCACCAAAGttggaaaaatatttaactGTGCATGTAGCAGACA
Coding sequences within it:
- the LOC132172321 gene encoding rubisco accumulation factor 1.1, chloroplastic-like, producing the protein MLSATVNTLRPHFNSTFLSPHPNLTLPVHPPLLPKPSQKPISATFTPPSNSQQQLYQPFRPPPSTPLPSKFSALDADRRLEILANRLGLWYEYAPLIPSLMREGFTPSSLEESTGISGVEQNRLVVAAQVRDSLLQSSTDPELVSSFDTGGAELLYEIRLLSALQRAAAARYIVDHRFDAQGAQELARAIKDFPRRRGDKGWESFDYNLPGDCLSFMYYRQSREHKNQSEQRTAALEQALKVAETEKARSRVLEDLEGTSDKKGGIEVDTDNAVRVPVVRLRLGEVAEASSVVVLPVCRAEEREREVLEAPREYRSEGEFGVVVAEKGWERWVVLPAWEPLIGLGNGGVVVAFPDARVVPWKANRWYREEAILVVADRGRKGVEADDSFYLVAGDGDGGDLKVERGLALKEMGVGESLGTVVLVVRPPREETDDQLADEDWE